A segment of the Catenuloplanes nepalensis genome:
CATGGCGATCCTTCACAAGGCGCGACTCGTACCGACGAAGCTCGATCTCTTGGATGTGTGGCTGCCTGGGCGGTCGTGGTATGCCGGTTCGAAGGACCCGGGGGCCGAGCGGGTGGCGGCGTTCCGGTTCGATGATCCGGCGGGGGCGGTGGGCATCGAGACGCTGCTGGTCCGGCATCGGGCGGACGGGGTGGTGCATCAGGTGCCGCTGACCTATCGGGAGGCGCCGCTGGCCGGTGCGGACGATCATCTGCTCGGCACGCTGGAGCACTCGGTGCTGGGCACCCGGTGGGTCTACGACGCGGCCGGTGATCCGGTCTACGCGACCGCGCTGGCGCACGCGATCCTGACCGGCGCGGGCCAGGCGGACGAGATGCTGGAGGGTGTGCGACGGCCCTCGGACTGCCGGGCGCGGGGGACCGGGACGGCGAGTCAGGCGCCGGCGGTGAACACCCGGCCGGTGGCGAAGGACGGTGACCCGACGGTGATCACGGCGGGCGGGCTGACGCTGACGGTCGTGCGCGTGGTGGAGACCTCGGGTGCGGTGCCGTGGTGGGCGGAAGGGCTGGAGCGGCTGGAGGCGGAGACCGGGGGCGTGCCGTTCACGCTCGCGAGCGCGCACATCTGAATATCGACCGTTTAGAATGGCGAGCGGCTCTGACCACTGTGGAGGAGACGCATGGCCCGCTTCGCGCCCGTTCCGGTTCCTCGATGCCACGACGGTCTCGACGCCGGACGGGTCGCGGCGGACGTCGCGGCCTGGGTGTCGTCCGCGCCGATGCGGGCGCTGGTCGCGGCGTTCGGCGGGCGGCTGCCCGAGGGGGCGGCCGGTGAGCTGCTCGACTGGCTGGACGCCTTCTCGGGCGCGCACTGGGACTTCCGCCGGGGCCGGGTGGAGCGTTATGAGGTGCCGCCGCCGGAGTTCGACGAGGCCACCGCCGGCCTGATCATGGACGCGGCCACGGCGCTGCGGCTGGTGACGCCGGCACCGCCGCTGCTGGCCGAGTACGACCATGTGCTGATCCCGGGCGGGCTCGGCCGCGCCTGCCTGCAGCGCACCCATTACACCGCCTTCCTGCTCGGCGCGGCCCCCACGGCCCCGACCGCGACGGCCCCGACCGCGACGGCCCCGAAAGCGGCTCCGGCGGGCCCGAAAGCGGCCCCGAAAGTGGCTCCGGCGGCGGGCCCGAAAGCGGCCCCGAAAGCGGCCCCGAAAGCGGCCCCGAAAGCGGCCCCGGCGGCGGCCCCGAAAGCGGCCCCGGCGGCGGCCCCGAGAGCGGCCCCGGCGGTGACGGCCCCGGAGGTGACCGCGCTGGGCAGTTTCCGGCCGCTGACCGCGGCGGAGCGGGCGCTGCCCGGCCTGGGCGACGCGCGCGACGAGTTGGCCGCCATGCACGCCGGCCTCCGGCGCGCGTTCGGCGTGACCGCGTTCGTGGCGGAGGAGGCCCCGGACGGCGAGCCGAGCGCGGTGCACCACTACGCCCGCACCGGCGACGCCCCCGCGATCCACGTGCTGGCCGCGCCGTCGGGCGACCCGGGCCGGCGCCGGGCGAACACGCCGGACACGTACCGGTTCTGGGCCGAGCGGGTGCACCTGCGCCCGGACGACCGGATCCTGGTCGTGACCTCGCCGATCTACGTGCCGTTCCAGCACTGCGAGGCGATCCGGACGCTCGGCTGCCGGATCGACACCGTGGGTTTCGACGTGACCCGGTCGACCGCGCTGCCACCGGTCGGGCCCACCGCGCCCGACCGGTACCTGCAGGAGATCCGCTCGACGATCCGGTCGATGCGCGCGCTGCTCAGAAGTCCAGGTACACCCACGGTTCCGCGGGCGGGAACAGCGTGCTGAGCGCGTCCTGAGCGGCGACCGGCACCGCGCCGAGCCCGCGTGCCACGATCTCTTCCGGCCCGAGCATGCCGTAGACCAGTCCGGACAGCGCGGCCGCGGTCAGCCGTACCTCGGACGAGGCCGCGGCGGGCTTGACGGAGAGCGCGCCGCCGGCACCGTCCAGTTCCCAGCCGCCGCCGACGTAGTCGTCGTCGACCACGGTGATCGTCACGCGGGCCTCGCCGGCCGGCAGCCCGGCCAGCGCGGGCAGGTCGAGCACGCGGACCATCGGCGGTGCCGGGTGCGGTACCGCCGCGGTGCTGGTGATCGTGCCGGTGAAGTCGGTGCTCCACAGTTCCGGCCGCTCCGACGGCGCCGTGCGCAGCGTGATCTCTCCGACCTGGTCGACGTGCCCGGCCAGGAAGCGCAGGATCAGCGCGCGGGCGACCGGGCTCTCGCACAGCAGCACGCCGCCGGTCAGGTCGCCGCCGTAGTCCGTGATCCGGTACGGCAGCGCGCCGATCACCTCGCCGTCGCGGTGCGCCGTGACCAGCCACTGCTCGTCGTCGTCGCGCGGCTGGTGCCGCCGGTACTCCGGGAACTCGGTGAATCCGTGCCGGCCGTGCAGGAAGCGGTCCTGGAGCGTGAGCACGTCGTCCCAGCCCTCCGCGATCCGGCGGAACCGCACCTCGCCGGGCAGGTCGAGCCGGAGCAGCGAGGCCAGTGCCTCGGGGCGCAGCGTGACGGTCCTCGGCGCGGTCAGCCCCACGTAGCCGAGCCGGGCGTAGAAGCCGGCGCGGAACGGATGCAGCGCGGTGATCAGCCGGCCCTCCTCGCGGCCGCGCCGCAGCAGGTCGTGCATGAGCGTGCGGACGTGCCCGCGGCGCCGGGCGAGCGGGTGGCTGACCACGCCGGCCACGCCCAGCATCGGGTGCACGACGCCGCGCACGTTCTGCCGCATGGGGATGCCGGCGACGCTGGCCACGACCTCGCCGTCCTCCTCCGCGACCAGCGTGGTGTTCTTCAGCCGGAAGCTCATGAATCGGTTGAGTTCCTCGATCCGCTGCGGGGCGAGCGGCGTGGCCTCGAACGCGTAGGCCCGAACCGGCAGGACGCGTGCTGCCTCGTCCTCGGTGATCTGGCGAATCTCCATGGCGACATCCCATCGTGCGCCGTACGTCGCCGCCATCGGTTAATGCGTCTATGGTCAGCAGACATGGAGCTTCGTCCATGAATGCCGTGCGGCGCATCGCGATCGTGGGCGCGGGCCCGGCCGGCATCTACGCCGCGGAGGCGCTGTGCCGCGCCGGCGCGGGGCTGGAGATCGACGTGCTGGACGCGTTGCCGGCGCCGTTCGGGCTGGTGCGCTACGGCGTCGCCCCGGATCAGAAGATCAAGGCGGTGGCCGCGGTGCTCGGCCGGACGCTCGCGCGGCCCGAGGTGCGTTTCCTGGGCAACGTGACGGTCGGCGCGCATCTCACCGTGCCGGAGCTGCGCCGTCTTTACGACGCGGTGCTGGTCACCACGGGTGCGCCGGAGAGCCGGCGGCTGGAGGTGTCGGGTGTGGACCTGCCCGGCAGCCGGCCCGCGGGTGACTTCGTCGCGTGGTACAACGGGCATCCGGACCGACTGCCGGCGATGGATCTCACCGGGACCCGGGTCGCGGTGATCGGCGCCGGCAACGTGGCGCTGGACGTGGTGCGCATGCTGGTCAAGGACCCGGCGGAGCTGGCGCGCACCGACGTGCCCGACGACGTCGTCCCGGTGTTGCGGGCCCACACGGTCGCCGACGTGTTCGTGGTGATCCGCCGTGGCCCGGACGCGGTCCGGTTCACCCCGCCGGAGTTGCGCCACCTCGGCCGGCTCACGGGCGTGGACCTGCTGGTCGACCCGGCGGACGTGGCGGATTCGGAGGCGCCGGGCTCCGCGGTGCACGCGCGCGCGGTGGACATCCTGCGCGACTGGTCCCGGCGGTCGCCGGCCGGTGCGCCGCGCCGGGTGCGGTTCCTGTTCCACCGGCGGCCGGTCGCGATCCTGGGCCGGGACCGGGTCGAGGCGGTGCGGCTGGCGTCGGCGGTGCGCGCGGGCGACGAGGTGACGTTGCCGGTCGACGCGGTGTTCCACGCGCTGGGCTTCCGCGGCGTACCCGTGCCGGGTCTGCCCTTCGACGCGGTGCGCGCGATCGTGCCGAATCACGAGGGCCGGGTGGACGGCGTGACCGGCGTCTACGTGGCCGGCTGGGCCGGGCGGGGCCCGTCCGGCGTGATCGGCGATACGAAGGTGGACGCGGCCCGGGTGGTTCGGACGCTGCTGGACGACCTGCCGGCGCTGCCACCGGCGGCCGACCCGCGCCCGGAGAGCGTATTGGCGCTGCTCACGACCCGCGGCGTCCGCTTCGTCACCTACCCGCAGTGGTGCCGGCTGGACGAGCTGGAGATCGCCCGGGGCCGGGCGCAGGGCCGTGCCCGCGCGAAGATCGCGGACCGCGCCGAGATGTTGGACGCCTGCCGAACCCAGAGATAAAACCACAGACTCAAAAATCCGCGGGTACGACGTGAGACCGGCCACCCGCGGCGGATCCGCGCTGGTGAGCACTGCCCAATATGTCCGACATCACTGGTTCCACAACCCGGAGATGTCAGAGAAGTTACGTAGCGGTGTTGACTTCACACACAGTCGGGCGTAAACAAAAGCAAAGCCAAAACGAAGCGGGGCGGTGGGAACGAGATGTACCCCGAAGAGCGTCAGCAGGAGATCCTGCGGCTCGCTCGCGCCAACGGGCGGGTCGACGTGATGGCGCTCGCCGACGCGCTCAACGTAACGGCTGAGACGATCCGGCGCGACCTCACGGTCCTGGAGCGGGCCGGCGTGCTGCGCCGGGTCCACGGCGGGGCCATCCCGGTCGAGCGGATCGGGTTCGAGCCGGCGCTCGCCACCCGCGACTCCGTCCTGATCAGCGAGAAGGAGCGGATCGCCAAGGCGGCGCTCGCGGAGGTCCCCGCGGAGGGGGCGATCATCCTCGACGCCGGCACCACCACGGCGCGGCTGGCTCAGCTGCTCCCGTCCGACCGGGAGCTGACCGTCGTGGTCAACTCTCCGGTCATCGCCGCTTCGCTGGCTCTCAAGTCCAATCTCAGCGTGCTGCTGCTCGGCGGTCGTCTCCGGGGCAAGACCCTGGCGACCGTCGACGACTGGGCGCTACGTCCTCTCGAGGAGATGTACGTGGACGTCGCCTTCATGGGTACAAACGGGCTCTCCACGGAGCGCGGAATGACGACACCCGACCCGGCCGAGGCCGCGGTCAAGCGCGCGATGATCAACGCGTCCCGCCGCGTGGTCCTGCTCGCCGACCACACCAAGGTGGGCAACGACTACCTGGCCCGCTTCGGGTCGATATCCGACCTCGACCTGCTGATCACGGACAACGGGCTCGACGCGGACCTGGCCGACGAGGTCGAGGCCGCGGGCGTCCGGGTGGTGCGGGCATGATCCTCACGGTCACGCTGAACCCGAGCCTGGACCGGGCCGTGGAGATCGAGACGCTCACCCGCGGCGAGGTGCTTCGCGCCACGAACGCGCACATCGACCCGGGTGGCAAGGGCGTCAACGTCTCCCGCGCGCTGCTGGCCAACGGCGTCGCCTCCACTGCCGTGGTGCCGTGCGGCGGCGAGGAGGGCGCGCAGCTGGTCCGGATGCTGGAGGCGGAGGGCGTCGCGATGGTCGCGGTGCCGATCGCCGGCCGCACCCGCTCCAACATCACGGTGGCCGAGCCGGACGGCACGGTCACGAAGATCAACGAGTCCGGGCCGGTGCTCGCACCGGCGGAGTTCGCCGCGGTCACCGACGCCGTGCTGAGCGCCGCGCGCACCGCGGACTGGGTCGTGCTCTGCGGCAGCCTCCCGCCCGGCCCGTCCGTCGAGGCGTTCGGTGAGCTCTGCGTCCGCCTCGTGGCCGCCGGCGCCCGGCTCGCCGTGGACACCAGCGGCCCGGCGCTCGGCGCCGCGGCCAAGGCCGGTGCCGCGCTGGTCAAGCCGAACCGCGAGGAGCTGGCCGAGGCCGCCGGCTCCGAGCTGCTCACGCTCGGCGACGTCGTCGACGCGGCCAACGAGCTGCGCAAGGCCGGCGCTGGTACGGTCCTGGCCAGCCTCGGCGCGGACGGCGCTGTCCTGATCGAGGACTCAGGCGTGGTCACCGGCAGGTCGCCGGTGAGCGCGCCGCGAAGCACGGTCGGCGCCGGCGACGCGCTGCTGGCCGGGTTCCTGTCCGCGGGCGCGACCGGCGAGGCCGCGCTGGCGGAGGGCCTGGCCTGGGGCGCGGCGGCGGTCCGCCAGCCCGGCAGCCGGATGCCCGGCCCGGCCGACATGGAGCGGGAGACCGTTCACCTCGACGCCCGGCCCGACATGGGCCGGCGGCTTCACCCCCGGGGCTGACCCCCAGCACCATCCAGCCCCAGCCGCTTCACACACAACTGCATCACGGGGAAACGCCTTAACGCATCGCCCCCCGCGCGGCACCGCGCGGTCCCTCCAGAAACGGAGTCCCCCTCCATGAGCACATACACCCCCCAAGCTGAAGGCTCGGGTATACGAGCCACCGTTCAGCGTCTCGGCGGCCACCTGGCCGGCATGGTCATGCCCAACATCGGCGCGTTCATCGCGTGGGGCCTGATCACGGCGCTGTTCATCCCGACGGGCTGGATCCCGAACGAGGACTTCGCCAAGCTCGTCGACCCGATGATCAAGTTCCTGCTGCCGATCCTCATCGGTTACACCGGTGGCCGGATCGTGCACGGGCAGCGCGGTGCCGTCGTCGGCGCCGTCGCGACCATGGGCGTCATCGTCGGCGCGGACATGCCGATGTTCCTCGGCGCGATGATCATCGGCCCGCTGGCCGCCTTCATCATCAAGCTGTTCGACCAGGCGATCGAGGGCAAGGTCCGTCCCGGCTTCGAGATGCTGATCGACAACTTCTCGGCCGGCATCGTCGGTGGCGCGTTCGCGCTGCTGGCGGCGTGGCGCATCGGCCCGGCCACCGAGTGGGTCATGCGGATGCTGGGTAACGGCGTCGACTGGCTCGTCGACCTGGGCGTGCTGCCCGCGGTGTCGATCCTGGTCGAGCCGGCCAAGATCCTGTTCCTGAACAACGCCATCAACCACGGCGTGTTCACCCCGCTCGGTGTCCAGCAGGTCACGGAGAACGGCAAGTCGATCATGTTCATGATCGAGTCGAACCCCGGCCCGGGTCTCGGCCTGCTGCTGGCGTTCTTCTTCTTCGGCCCGAAGCTGCTGCGCCCGTCCACCCCGGCCGCGATGATCATCCACTTCTTCGGCGGCATCCACGAGATCTACTTCCCGTACGTGCTGATGAAGCCGCGCCTGATCCTGGCCATGATCGCGGGCGGCGCGGCCGGCGTTACCACCTTCATGATCACCGGTGCCGGCCTGGTCGCCAGCCCGTCGCCGGGCTCGATCTTCGCCTACGCCGCCGTCACCCCGCGCGGCGCCGGCAACTGGATCGGCATGATCGCCGGCATCCTGATCGCCGCCGCGGTCACGTTCGCGGTCGCCTCCCTGCTGCTCGGCTTCGGCCGGCTGAAGGAGGACCAGGAGGTCGACGACGCCTCGGCCGAGGCGCTCGGCGCCGAGACCGCGGACGACTCGGTCAAGGCGAGCAACCCGGCCGTGGCCCGCACCGCCGAGCCCGGCACTGCCTGACAGCTCACACCGCCGGTCCGCTCCCCGCGACGGAGCATTGGAGCGGGGAGCGGACCGGCGGCTCCCACGAACTTCGATCGGAAGGCTTGACCGATGGCAACCATCAACGGCAGTGACGTCAAGAAGCTCGTCGTGGCCTGCGACGCGGGCATGGGCAGCAGCGTCATGCTCGCCAGCACGCTGCGCAAGCAGCTGAAGAACAACGGCGTGACCGTCGAGCACACCCCGGTGAACTCGATCCCCGCCGACGCCGACCTGGTGGTCTGCCACAGCGGCCTGGCCGCTCGCGCGCGGGCCAGCGCGCCGGACAAGCCGGTCGTGCCGTTCCAGGTCTTCCTGGGCGACCCGGCCGTCACCAAGGTCGTCAAGGCGATCCAGACCGGCGAGGACATCAATGTCTGAGCTGCTGGAGGAGCGGGCCATCCGGCTCGACGCGGTCGCGGCCGACCGGGACGCGGCGATTCGCCTCTGCGGCGAGACGCTGGTCGCGATCGGCGCGGCCGAGGCCGGCTACATCGACACCATGCTGGCCCGTGAGCAGTCCGTCTCCACGTACGTCGGCGAGGGCGTGGCGATCCCGCACGGCACGCTCGGCGGCAAGGAGCTGGTGAACCGGGACGCGCTGGCCGTGCTGCGCTTCCCGGAGGCCGTGGACTGGGACGGCAACCCCGTCTCCGTCTGCGTGGCGATCGCGGCCAAGGGCGACGGGCACGTCGAGCTGC
Coding sequences within it:
- a CDS encoding CG0192-related protein gives rise to the protein MAILHKARLVPTKLDLLDVWLPGRSWYAGSKDPGAERVAAFRFDDPAGAVGIETLLVRHRADGVVHQVPLTYREAPLAGADDHLLGTLEHSVLGTRWVYDAAGDPVYATALAHAILTGAGQADEMLEGVRRPSDCRARGTGTASQAPAVNTRPVAKDGDPTVITAGGLTLTVVRVVETSGAVPWWAEGLERLEAETGGVPFTLASAHI
- a CDS encoding GNAT family N-acetyltransferase; protein product: MEIRQITEDEAARVLPVRAYAFEATPLAPQRIEELNRFMSFRLKNTTLVAEEDGEVVASVAGIPMRQNVRGVVHPMLGVAGVVSHPLARRRGHVRTLMHDLLRRGREEGRLITALHPFRAGFYARLGYVGLTAPRTVTLRPEALASLLRLDLPGEVRFRRIAEGWDDVLTLQDRFLHGRHGFTEFPEYRRHQPRDDDEQWLVTAHRDGEVIGALPYRITDYGGDLTGGVLLCESPVARALILRFLAGHVDQVGEITLRTAPSERPELWSTDFTGTITSTAAVPHPAPPMVRVLDLPALAGLPAGEARVTITVVDDDYVGGGWELDGAGGALSVKPAAASSEVRLTAAALSGLVYGMLGPEEIVARGLGAVPVAAQDALSTLFPPAEPWVYLDF
- a CDS encoding FAD-dependent oxidoreductase; translation: MNAVRRIAIVGAGPAGIYAAEALCRAGAGLEIDVLDALPAPFGLVRYGVAPDQKIKAVAAVLGRTLARPEVRFLGNVTVGAHLTVPELRRLYDAVLVTTGAPESRRLEVSGVDLPGSRPAGDFVAWYNGHPDRLPAMDLTGTRVAVIGAGNVALDVVRMLVKDPAELARTDVPDDVVPVLRAHTVADVFVVIRRGPDAVRFTPPELRHLGRLTGVDLLVDPADVADSEAPGSAVHARAVDILRDWSRRSPAGAPRRVRFLFHRRPVAILGRDRVEAVRLASAVRAGDEVTLPVDAVFHALGFRGVPVPGLPFDAVRAIVPNHEGRVDGVTGVYVAGWAGRGPSGVIGDTKVDAARVVRTLLDDLPALPPAADPRPESVLALLTTRGVRFVTYPQWCRLDELEIARGRAQGRARAKIADRAEMLDACRTQR
- a CDS encoding DeoR/GlpR family DNA-binding transcription regulator; translation: MYPEERQQEILRLARANGRVDVMALADALNVTAETIRRDLTVLERAGVLRRVHGGAIPVERIGFEPALATRDSVLISEKERIAKAALAEVPAEGAIILDAGTTTARLAQLLPSDRELTVVVNSPVIAASLALKSNLSVLLLGGRLRGKTLATVDDWALRPLEEMYVDVAFMGTNGLSTERGMTTPDPAEAAVKRAMINASRRVVLLADHTKVGNDYLARFGSISDLDLLITDNGLDADLADEVEAAGVRVVRA
- the pfkB gene encoding 1-phosphofructokinase; this translates as MILTVTLNPSLDRAVEIETLTRGEVLRATNAHIDPGGKGVNVSRALLANGVASTAVVPCGGEEGAQLVRMLEAEGVAMVAVPIAGRTRSNITVAEPDGTVTKINESGPVLAPAEFAAVTDAVLSAARTADWVVLCGSLPPGPSVEAFGELCVRLVAAGARLAVDTSGPALGAAAKAGAALVKPNREELAEAAGSELLTLGDVVDAANELRKAGAGTVLASLGADGAVLIEDSGVVTGRSPVSAPRSTVGAGDALLAGFLSAGATGEAALAEGLAWGAAAVRQPGSRMPGPADMERETVHLDARPDMGRRLHPRG
- the mtlA gene encoding PTS mannitol transporter subunit IICB, producing MSTYTPQAEGSGIRATVQRLGGHLAGMVMPNIGAFIAWGLITALFIPTGWIPNEDFAKLVDPMIKFLLPILIGYTGGRIVHGQRGAVVGAVATMGVIVGADMPMFLGAMIIGPLAAFIIKLFDQAIEGKVRPGFEMLIDNFSAGIVGGAFALLAAWRIGPATEWVMRMLGNGVDWLVDLGVLPAVSILVEPAKILFLNNAINHGVFTPLGVQQVTENGKSIMFMIESNPGPGLGLLLAFFFFGPKLLRPSTPAAMIIHFFGGIHEIYFPYVLMKPRLILAMIAGGAAGVTTFMITGAGLVASPSPGSIFAYAAVTPRGAGNWIGMIAGILIAAAVTFAVASLLLGFGRLKEDQEVDDASAEALGAETADDSVKASNPAVARTAEPGTA
- a CDS encoding PTS lactose transporter subunit IIB, translated to MATINGSDVKKLVVACDAGMGSSVMLASTLRKQLKNNGVTVEHTPVNSIPADADLVVCHSGLAARARASAPDKPVVPFQVFLGDPAVTKVVKAIQTGEDINV
- a CDS encoding PTS sugar transporter subunit IIA, whose amino-acid sequence is MSELLEERAIRLDAVAADRDAAIRLCGETLVAIGAAEAGYIDTMLAREQSVSTYVGEGVAIPHGTLGGKELVNRDALAVLRFPEAVDWDGNPVSVCVAIAAKGDGHVELLSALAEILLDPDQARALREATEIDDVLRLLKPVGGEQ